A genomic stretch from Thermomonospora umbrina includes:
- a CDS encoding rhodanese-like domain-containing protein: MFGEDVPAVGVTDVPQDAYLLDVREQDEWEAGHAPAAVHIPMRELGDRAGEIPRDRDVYVICRSGVRSAQVTVALNNAGWLARNVDGGMKHWAETGRPMISETGPDPYVA; this comes from the coding sequence ATTTTCGGGGAAGACGTCCCGGCCGTCGGCGTGACGGACGTGCCGCAGGACGCCTACCTTCTGGACGTACGCGAGCAGGACGAGTGGGAGGCCGGTCACGCCCCGGCCGCCGTGCACATCCCCATGCGCGAGCTGGGGGACCGCGCCGGGGAGATCCCGCGCGACCGGGACGTCTACGTGATCTGCCGCTCGGGCGTCCGCTCCGCCCAGGTGACGGTGGCCCTCAACAACGCGGGCTGGCTGGCCAGGAACGTCGACGGGGGCATGAAGCACTGGGCCGAGACCGGACGCCCCATGATCTCCGAAACGGGCCCCGACCCCTACGTCGCCTGA
- a CDS encoding glycine betaine ABC transporter substrate-binding protein has translation MTAEDPEEIGGYRLTGRIGEGGQGVVYLASRSGTGDDPVAVKVLNGTVEGDSPMDSAEIALVRRIPRFCTARLLHAGVDGGRPYLVSEYIDAPSLLSVVESGGPLRGVELERLAVGSITALAATHAAGVVHRDVKPHNVLMAAGGPRVVDFGVAVALGPSGAGRSGRSGTPRYMAPEQAAHGTADAAADVWSWAVTMVFAAVGSRAFGDDDPSPLLGVEHHLPDLPAWLGEVVMPCLREDPARRPQSREILLRLLGYDDVPPAGPAPAPARNVFQLPRSPTVDPGRSSQGGGDTGHGHRASPATSFRRRRRVLVGGTAVALVVAVTAGLGVWLRASEPRERATAATTAPTRAPHLIVGSANFPESVLVSEIYAQALEAKGFAITRRRGIGSRETYYPLIEAGEIDLVPEYNGALASHLGAIDVEAKEPMTTGRVNDALRDGLPDGLRLLDSAKAENKDAIVVTRKTAKSHGLRSVADLEDLAAGFVLGGLPEFETRYQGLIGLRAVYHVDFKDFQPIRHEDSGTLARLLTRGSLQAGHLFTTDPRISVNGFVVLDDPEDLFGSQNVTPLVKKSVAGRVGAALDAVSAELTTDDLLYMNTRVAVNKDKVETVAKAWLVQSGLV, from the coding sequence TTGACGGCAGAGGATCCCGAGGAGATCGGGGGATACCGGCTGACCGGCCGGATCGGGGAGGGCGGCCAGGGCGTCGTCTACCTGGCGAGCCGATCCGGCACCGGGGACGATCCCGTCGCCGTGAAGGTGCTGAACGGCACGGTCGAGGGCGACTCCCCCATGGACTCCGCCGAGATCGCGCTCGTGCGGCGGATCCCGCGCTTCTGCACCGCGCGCCTGCTGCACGCGGGCGTGGACGGCGGCCGTCCGTACCTCGTCAGCGAGTACATCGACGCCCCGTCGCTGCTGAGCGTGGTCGAGTCCGGCGGCCCGCTCCGCGGCGTCGAGCTGGAACGCCTCGCCGTCGGTTCGATCACCGCGCTGGCCGCCACCCATGCCGCCGGGGTGGTGCACCGGGACGTCAAGCCGCACAACGTGCTGATGGCCGCCGGCGGGCCCCGGGTGGTCGACTTCGGCGTGGCGGTGGCGCTGGGCCCGTCGGGCGCCGGGCGGTCCGGGCGTTCGGGCACGCCCCGGTACATGGCGCCCGAGCAGGCCGCGCACGGCACCGCCGACGCCGCCGCCGACGTCTGGAGCTGGGCCGTCACGATGGTCTTCGCCGCCGTCGGGAGCCGCGCGTTCGGTGACGACGACCCGTCGCCGCTGCTGGGTGTGGAGCACCATCTCCCCGACCTGCCCGCCTGGCTGGGCGAGGTGGTCATGCCCTGCCTTCGGGAGGATCCGGCACGACGTCCGCAGTCCCGCGAGATCCTGCTCCGGCTCCTCGGCTACGACGACGTACCGCCCGCGGGACCGGCCCCGGCCCCGGCCCGCAACGTCTTCCAGCTCCCCCGGTCGCCGACCGTCGACCCGGGCCGCTCGTCCCAGGGCGGAGGCGACACCGGCCACGGCCACCGCGCCTCTCCGGCGACCTCGTTCCGGCGACGGCGCCGCGTCCTTGTGGGCGGCACGGCGGTGGCGCTCGTCGTGGCGGTGACCGCCGGCCTCGGCGTGTGGCTTCGCGCGTCGGAGCCCCGGGAGCGCGCGACCGCCGCCACCACCGCGCCCACCCGGGCCCCGCACCTCATCGTCGGATCGGCGAACTTCCCCGAGAGCGTGCTGGTGAGCGAGATCTACGCGCAGGCCCTGGAGGCGAAGGGCTTCGCGATCACCCGACGGCGCGGCATCGGCTCCCGCGAGACCTACTACCCGCTGATCGAGGCCGGGGAGATCGATCTCGTGCCGGAGTACAACGGCGCGCTGGCCTCCCATCTCGGCGCGATCGACGTGGAGGCCAAGGAGCCGATGACGACCGGGCGCGTGAACGACGCGCTCAGGGACGGGCTGCCGGACGGGTTGCGGCTCCTCGACTCGGCCAAGGCGGAGAACAAGGACGCGATCGTCGTCACACGGAAAACCGCCAAGAGCCACGGCCTCCGCTCCGTCGCGGACCTGGAGGACCTCGCCGCGGGGTTCGTGCTGGGCGGCCTGCCCGAGTTCGAGACCCGCTACCAGGGGCTGATCGGCCTCAGAGCGGTCTACCACGTCGACTTCAAGGACTTTCAGCCCATCCGCCACGAGGACTCCGGCACCCTCGCCCGGCTCCTGACCCGGGGCTCCCTGCAGGCGGGCCACCTGTTCACGACCGATCCGCGGATCAGCGTCAACGGCTTCGTCGTCCTCGACGACCCCGAAGACCTGTTCGGCTCACAGAACGTCACGCCGCTGGTGAAGAAGTCCGTCGCCGGCAGGGTCGGGGCCGCGCTCGACGCGGTCTCGGCCGAACTGACGACGGACGACCTGCTCTACATGAACACCAGGGTCGCGGTGAACAAGGACAAGGTCGAGACGGTCGCCAAGGCGTGGCTCGTCCAGTCCGGCCTCGTCTGA
- a CDS encoding purine-cytosine permease family protein, with protein MKSVLRASGEAPSDEAPYTLDEPAPKVLGFWDQSAFWANLGVSLFAFSGAYTVLAPDADGALRLPVTAGILAMIVGTVLGGLMLGLAAVPGARTGRPAMVLLRGLFGARLSYVPTVLNIVQLIGWGTFELVVIADAARELYDGVPRWTYVLAAGLLTTALAIRPLGSVRLLRRYVTAAVLIALIYFYVQLLREPLPDLGLVPGTQSDTVSWSLFWAGADAALAVSISWVPLAADYTRHARSERGAFGAATVAYAATQIIAYVLGLLALALVAGNSEEVYSPFLGVALGGWFFAVFVLREADQSFANVYSTAVSIQNIVPKADRRTLAIGLGATITGLALVVNMGDYAGFLSLIGSVFIPMLGVLAVDFFLGRGRSSAGWDLTPTAPSRWGMIVAWVLGFVTYQMINPGGVSGWASFWTDLRDTVGLTPQPWTSASLLSFLVAGAAGYALGRVRPRSGAARRP; from the coding sequence GTGAAGTCGGTCCTGCGTGCCTCCGGGGAGGCCCCGAGCGACGAGGCCCCGTACACCCTGGACGAGCCGGCCCCGAAGGTGCTCGGCTTCTGGGACCAGAGCGCGTTCTGGGCCAACCTGGGGGTCAGCCTGTTCGCGTTCTCCGGCGCGTACACCGTTCTGGCCCCGGACGCGGACGGCGCGCTGCGCCTGCCGGTCACCGCGGGGATCCTCGCGATGATCGTCGGAACGGTGCTGGGCGGGCTGATGCTGGGCCTGGCCGCCGTCCCGGGGGCCCGCACCGGCCGGCCCGCCATGGTGTTGCTGCGCGGGCTCTTCGGGGCGCGGCTGTCGTACGTGCCGACGGTGCTCAACATCGTCCAGTTGATCGGCTGGGGGACGTTCGAGCTGGTCGTGATCGCGGACGCGGCGCGAGAACTGTACGACGGGGTGCCGCGCTGGACGTACGTGCTGGCGGCGGGGCTGCTGACCACGGCGCTGGCGATCCGGCCGCTGGGCTCGGTGCGGCTGCTGCGCCGGTACGTGACCGCGGCGGTGCTGATCGCGCTGATCTACTTCTACGTCCAACTGCTGCGGGAGCCGCTGCCCGACCTGGGCCTGGTGCCGGGCACGCAGAGCGACACGGTGTCGTGGAGCCTGTTCTGGGCCGGCGCGGACGCGGCGCTGGCCGTGTCGATCTCGTGGGTGCCGCTGGCGGCCGACTACACCCGGCACGCCCGCAGCGAGCGGGGCGCGTTCGGGGCGGCGACGGTGGCGTACGCGGCGACGCAGATCATCGCCTACGTCTTGGGGCTGCTGGCGTTGGCGCTGGTGGCGGGGAACTCCGAGGAGGTCTACTCGCCGTTCCTCGGGGTGGCGCTGGGTGGGTGGTTCTTCGCGGTGTTCGTGCTGCGGGAGGCCGACCAGTCGTTCGCGAACGTGTACTCCACGGCGGTGTCGATCCAGAACATCGTGCCCAAGGCGGACCGGCGGACCCTCGCCATCGGGCTGGGAGCGACGATCACCGGGCTGGCGCTGGTGGTGAACATGGGCGACTACGCCGGTTTCCTCTCACTGATCGGTTCGGTCTTCATTCCGATGCTGGGAGTGCTGGCGGTCGACTTCTTCCTCGGCCGGGGACGTTCGAGCGCCGGGTGGGACCTGACCCCGACGGCGCCGTCGCGCTGGGGGATGATCGTCGCCTGGGTGCTCGGCTTCGTGACGTACCAGATGATCAACCCGGGGGGAGTGAGCGGCTGGGCGTCGTTCTGGACGGACCTGCGGGACACCGTCGGCCTCACCCCGCAGCCCTGGACCAGCGCATCGCTGCTGTCGTTCCTCGTGGCGGGGGCGGCGGGATACGCCCTCGGCCGGGTCCGGCCACGCTCGGGCGCGGCCCGCCGACCGTGA
- a CDS encoding SSI family serine proteinase inhibitor, whose product MRYRTPLATTAGLGALAVTFALAGCGTEDDGPAAPALSPSSAAQTRLDIEVRPSAKGAPTTWTLTCDPAGGSHPRAEAACQALAKLKNPFAPVAKDAICTEIYGGPNVASVSGTWRGTRIDTDFSRSNGCEISRWEQLTPLLDKPA is encoded by the coding sequence ATGCGGTACCGCACACCACTCGCCACGACGGCGGGCCTCGGGGCCCTGGCCGTCACGTTCGCGCTGGCCGGTTGCGGGACCGAGGACGACGGCCCGGCGGCTCCCGCCCTCAGCCCGTCCTCGGCCGCGCAGACCCGCCTCGACATCGAGGTCCGCCCCTCCGCGAAGGGGGCGCCGACCACCTGGACGCTCACCTGCGATCCCGCCGGCGGCAGCCATCCGCGGGCGGAGGCCGCCTGTCAGGCGTTGGCCAAGCTCAAGAATCCGTTCGCGCCGGTGGCCAAGGACGCCATCTGCACGGAGATCTACGGCGGCCCGAACGTCGCCAGCGTGTCCGGCACCTGGCGGGGCACGCGGATCGACACGGACTTCTCCCGCTCCAACGGCTGCGAGATCAGCCGCTGGGAGCAGCTCACCCCGCTCCTCGACAAGCCCGCCTGA
- a CDS encoding PAS domain S-box protein — MGHDQSDHERRDANIRAVVECAADAIVAVDPQFRVTVWNPAAERMFGWPAADVLGRVPPIVPDELQAEQNAVLERIREGGQISIATRRFQRDGRLIDVRIDTSVLHDGDGRLLGWVGVYHPVDEADLAQHHMAERARLVRRLNDIVADLNAELDLAVVLDRITTALIELTGADAGGFVRITGDSLELVSLSGLPDRMRGTVADLRSSLVGELLRSGKTVMLATGERRLGDLIWSELPGLHTIALGLSYLQNRPYGALYALFSDRKVGHTELELLELLAGHAGVAVGNAVAYADAVRQRAHERAVIDSSADGIAVLDPSGVVRQWNPAAARLTGVAAEEVIGSPPPFEIPAPGRTLTLRLPSRIWLNVLCAEVEETGELVVDFRDVTEAKDLEEAKDLFLATTSHELRTPITVVQGFASTLVNRWDKLTDADRRAAVETIAERAQALGRLVEHLLLGSRAGAGELKVTIETFDLGRLLESAVAGFRSLSELHDVRLEVAPDLPLVGGDRMATDIILGQLLENAIKYSPDGGTVAVRAREEDGDLVVTVSDEGVGIASGDHERIFERFVQGDAGDRRRFGGIGLGLYIVKRLAEAQHGDVSAHSRAGGGTTMRLVLRPAQ; from the coding sequence GTGGGGCACGATCAGAGCGACCATGAGCGCCGTGACGCCAATATCCGCGCGGTCGTCGAGTGCGCGGCCGACGCGATCGTCGCCGTGGACCCGCAGTTCCGGGTGACGGTGTGGAACCCCGCCGCCGAGCGGATGTTCGGCTGGCCCGCCGCCGACGTCCTCGGCCGGGTGCCGCCGATCGTGCCGGACGAGCTGCAGGCCGAGCAGAACGCGGTGCTGGAACGGATCCGCGAGGGCGGCCAGATCTCCATCGCCACCCGCCGGTTCCAGCGCGACGGCCGGCTGATCGACGTGCGGATCGACACCAGCGTCCTGCACGACGGCGACGGCCGGCTGCTGGGCTGGGTGGGTGTCTACCACCCGGTCGACGAGGCCGACCTCGCCCAGCACCACATGGCCGAACGGGCCCGGCTGGTGCGCCGGCTCAACGACATCGTGGCCGACCTCAACGCCGAGCTCGACCTGGCCGTCGTCCTCGACCGGATCACCACCGCGCTGATCGAGCTGACCGGGGCCGACGCGGGCGGCTTCGTCCGGATCACCGGCGACTCGCTGGAGCTGGTCAGCCTCAGCGGCCTGCCCGACCGGATGCGCGGCACCGTCGCCGACCTGCGCTCCAGCCTGGTCGGCGAGCTGCTGCGCTCCGGCAAGACGGTGATGCTGGCCACCGGCGAACGCCGCCTCGGCGACCTGATCTGGTCGGAGCTGCCGGGCCTGCACACGATCGCGCTCGGCCTGTCGTACCTGCAGAACCGGCCGTACGGGGCGCTGTACGCGCTGTTCTCCGACCGCAAGGTCGGGCACACCGAGCTGGAGCTGCTGGAGCTGCTGGCCGGGCACGCCGGCGTCGCGGTCGGGAACGCGGTCGCCTACGCCGACGCCGTCCGACAGCGCGCCCACGAACGCGCGGTGATCGACTCCAGCGCCGACGGCATCGCCGTGCTCGACCCCTCCGGGGTCGTCCGCCAGTGGAACCCGGCCGCCGCCCGCCTCACCGGCGTCGCCGCCGAGGAGGTCATCGGGAGCCCTCCGCCGTTCGAGATCCCCGCGCCCGGCCGCACCCTCACCCTGCGCCTGCCGTCGAGGATCTGGCTGAACGTGCTGTGCGCCGAGGTCGAGGAGACCGGCGAGCTGGTGGTCGACTTCCGCGACGTGACCGAGGCCAAGGACCTGGAGGAGGCCAAGGACCTCTTCCTGGCCACCACCAGCCACGAGCTGCGCACCCCGATCACGGTCGTCCAGGGCTTCGCCAGCACGCTGGTCAACCGGTGGGACAAGCTCACCGACGCCGACCGCCGCGCCGCCGTCGAGACCATCGCCGAACGGGCCCAGGCGCTGGGCCGGCTGGTCGAGCACCTGCTCCTGGGCTCCCGGGCGGGCGCGGGCGAGCTGAAGGTGACCATCGAGACCTTCGACCTCGGACGCCTGCTGGAGTCGGCGGTGGCGGGCTTCCGCTCGCTGTCGGAGCTGCACGACGTGCGGTTGGAGGTCGCGCCCGACCTGCCCCTCGTCGGCGGCGACCGGATGGCCACCGACATCATCCTGGGCCAGTTGCTGGAGAACGCGATCAAGTACTCCCCGGACGGCGGCACCGTCGCCGTCCGCGCCCGGGAGGAGGACGGCGACCTGGTGGTCACCGTCTCCGACGAGGGTGTCGGCATCGCCTCCGGCGACCACGAGCGCATCTTCGAACGCTTCGTCCAGGGCGACGCCGGCGACCGCCGACGCTTCGGCGGGATCGGCCTCGGGCTCTACATCGTCAAACGCCTCGCCGAGGCCCAGCACGGCGACGTCTCCGCCCACTCCCGCGCGGGCGGCGGCACCACGATGCGCCTGGTCCTGCGCCCCGCGCAGTGA
- a CDS encoding Fpg/Nei family DNA glycosylase, translating into MPELPEVEALAEFLRGRAVGHAVARIDVVAISALKTYDPPVTALQGLTVTGVSRHGKFLDLDVDGVHLVTHLARAGWLRWQDEVPTRPVRPGGKNPLAVRVHLDDGSGFDLTEAGTKKGLAVYVVRDPAEVPGVAALGPDPLDDAFTLDTLRGILGGRRTRIKGLLRDQKVIAGIGNAYSDEVLHAARMSPFKIAATLTDEEVATLYEVIGETLRDAVRRSAGLAAGDLKAEKKIGLRVHGRAGQKCPVCGDTIREVSFADSALQYCPTCQTGGKPLADRRMSRLLK; encoded by the coding sequence ATGCCCGAGCTACCCGAGGTCGAGGCGCTGGCGGAGTTCCTGCGCGGACGCGCGGTGGGCCACGCCGTCGCCCGGATCGATGTCGTCGCGATCTCCGCGTTGAAGACCTACGACCCGCCGGTGACCGCCCTGCAGGGGCTCACCGTCACCGGCGTGAGCCGCCACGGCAAGTTCCTCGATCTCGACGTGGACGGCGTCCACCTGGTGACCCACCTGGCGCGGGCGGGCTGGCTGCGCTGGCAGGACGAGGTCCCGACCCGTCCCGTGCGCCCCGGCGGCAAGAATCCGCTGGCCGTACGGGTGCATCTCGACGACGGCTCCGGCTTCGACCTGACCGAGGCGGGCACCAAGAAGGGCCTGGCCGTCTATGTGGTGCGCGACCCGGCCGAGGTCCCCGGCGTCGCCGCGCTCGGGCCCGACCCGCTCGACGACGCGTTCACCCTCGACACCCTGCGCGGCATCCTCGGCGGCCGGCGCACGCGGATCAAGGGCCTGCTCCGCGACCAGAAGGTGATCGCCGGCATCGGCAACGCCTATTCCGACGAGGTGCTGCACGCCGCCCGGATGTCCCCGTTCAAGATCGCCGCCACGCTGACCGACGAGGAGGTCGCCACCCTGTACGAGGTGATCGGCGAAACCCTCCGAGACGCCGTGCGCCGCTCGGCGGGCCTGGCCGCGGGCGACCTGAAGGCGGAGAAGAAGATCGGCCTGCGCGTGCACGGCCGGGCCGGCCAGAAGTGCCCCGTCTGCGGCGACACCATCCGCGAGGTGTCGTTCGCCGACAGCGCCCTGCAGTACTGCCCCACCTGCCAGACCGGCGGCAAGCCCCTGGCCGACCGCCGGATGTCCCGGCTCCTCAAATAG
- a CDS encoding alpha/beta hydrolase, with product MTRSRALVGAMALVASAGTTTLLTGAAPAAASAPATAVAWHACPQYSEAALERMVPPELRTEFKALWARTECGKVSVPLDHRKPSGRHITVAVTRLKARDQARRAGSLALNPGGPGGSGYLMPVLYVLQRDNGNGEKLNERYDLIGFDPRGVGYSSKVDCRDPGRQPPLRAPITEAAARAAYDWQVKANRACGEQDPAFLGQLTTANVARDLDRVRGALGERKLSYLGISWGTWLGAQYRDLFPGRVQRMWLDSTALPDFRLDAFQAGRATATAQNFGREADWIAARNGTYDFGTTRQQVQAAMARLKEELTARPKTFTDLPEETFDGFLVSQIAGVPSLMWPEAAALLKELRDARSGEPAPPLIKKIFSRADGGGGEPPADLPEDFNGTMNQAVFCNEDTGPRDFDSFWAAFQKDRKRHPVTGDLSMPLNGCAGWPLPVQPVRLHHGNAPLVMSAHRHEVPSPYPWTRDMQDAVGGKVLTVNDDIHGSTAGMASDCAPKIATYFATGRLDGTECEGVPVPTSPDPSTRTLAAPGSTTADLARHLTKPRDVLPVDPSPLGWLDRG from the coding sequence ATGACTCGATCACGGGCCTTGGTCGGTGCGATGGCGCTCGTCGCCTCCGCCGGGACCACCACTCTGCTGACCGGGGCGGCGCCCGCCGCCGCCTCGGCACCCGCCACGGCCGTCGCCTGGCACGCCTGTCCGCAGTACTCCGAAGCGGCCCTGGAACGGATGGTGCCCCCCGAACTGCGGACCGAGTTCAAGGCGCTGTGGGCGCGTACCGAATGCGGGAAGGTCAGCGTCCCGCTCGACCACCGCAAGCCGTCCGGACGGCACATCACCGTCGCGGTGACCCGTCTCAAGGCGAGGGACCAGGCGCGTCGGGCCGGGAGCCTGGCGCTCAACCCGGGCGGGCCGGGCGGCAGCGGCTACCTGATGCCGGTCCTGTACGTCCTTCAGCGCGACAACGGCAACGGGGAGAAGCTCAACGAGCGGTACGACCTGATCGGGTTCGACCCGCGCGGCGTCGGTTACAGCAGCAAGGTCGACTGCCGCGATCCGGGACGGCAGCCTCCCCTCAGGGCGCCGATCACCGAGGCCGCCGCCAGGGCGGCGTACGACTGGCAGGTGAAGGCGAACCGGGCGTGCGGCGAGCAGGACCCGGCGTTCCTCGGGCAGCTCACCACCGCCAACGTCGCACGTGACCTGGACCGGGTGCGCGGCGCACTCGGTGAGCGGAAGCTGAGCTACCTGGGCATCTCGTGGGGCACCTGGCTGGGCGCGCAGTACCGCGACCTGTTCCCGGGCAGGGTGCAGCGGATGTGGCTGGACAGCACGGCGCTCCCCGACTTCCGGCTCGACGCGTTCCAGGCCGGCCGCGCCACCGCCACGGCTCAGAACTTCGGACGGGAGGCCGACTGGATCGCCGCGCGCAACGGCACGTACGACTTCGGGACCACCCGGCAACAGGTTCAGGCCGCGATGGCGAGGCTGAAGGAGGAGCTCACCGCTCGACCCAAGACGTTCACCGACCTCCCCGAGGAGACGTTCGACGGTTTCCTCGTCTCCCAGATCGCGGGAGTTCCGAGCCTCATGTGGCCGGAGGCCGCGGCGCTGTTGAAGGAGCTGCGCGACGCCCGGAGCGGGGAGCCGGCCCCGCCCCTGATCAAGAAGATCTTCTCGAGGGCCGACGGTGGTGGCGGTGAGCCTCCCGCCGACCTGCCGGAGGACTTCAACGGAACGATGAACCAGGCGGTCTTCTGCAACGAGGACACCGGACCGCGCGACTTCGACTCCTTCTGGGCCGCGTTCCAGAAGGACCGCAAGCGCCACCCCGTCACCGGTGATCTGAGCATGCCCCTGAACGGCTGCGCGGGTTGGCCGCTGCCCGTCCAGCCGGTCAGGCTGCATCACGGCAACGCGCCGCTGGTGATGTCGGCGCACCGTCACGAGGTGCCCTCGCCGTATCCGTGGACGCGGGACATGCAGGACGCCGTCGGCGGCAAGGTGCTCACCGTGAACGACGACATCCACGGCTCGACCGCCGGCATGGCGTCCGACTGCGCCCCGAAGATCGCCACCTACTTCGCCACGGGCCGCCTGGACGGCACGGAATGCGAGGGCGTCCCCGTACCGACCTCTCCGGACCCGTCGACCCGCACCCTGGCGGCCCCCGGGTCGACCACGGCGGACCTCGCGCGCCACCTCACCAAGCCCCGTGACGTGCTCCCCGTCGACCCGTCGCCCCTCGGGTGGCTCGACCGAGGCTGA